The Candidatus Binatia bacterium genome has a segment encoding these proteins:
- a CDS encoding integrase core domain-containing protein — protein MERFIGSLRRECLDHMIGLNEQHLRRVLSVYARYYNGPRIHLSLARTRLSLGSWNGKSLER, from the coding sequence GTGGAGCGATTCATCGGGTCCCTGCGTCGAGAGTGCCTGGATCATATGATCGGCCTGAACGAGCAGCATCTCCGGAGGGTCCTTTCGGTCTACGCCCGGTACTACAACGGTCCCCGAATCCACCTATCACTGGCAAGGACTCGCCTGAGCCTCGGCTCGTGGAACGGCAAGAGCTTGGAAAGGTAG